A region from the Vicia villosa cultivar HV-30 ecotype Madison, WI linkage group LG3, Vvil1.0, whole genome shotgun sequence genome encodes:
- the LOC131658984 gene encoding uncharacterized protein LOC131658984, whose protein sequence is MAIYSPHHQIMEISGITMEDDKFPEQEMKDDQAKFWDLVLGDDWVEVINKYNEDSNFHKIDIAGRGTALHVAVSIRRKEVVESLVEAIEKLGDETSLKIRNEIGATPLHVAAYAGFLDLCKLIIGKEGKRKYLIEEKNFDGETPLFWAVNARQMSVFLYLQHFYPLDLKIAMDNNVTSILHVAIDNESYG, encoded by the exons ATGGCAATATATTCTCCACATCATCAGA TTATGGAAATCAGTGGAATAACAATGGAAGATGACAAAT TTCCGGAGCAAGAAATGAAAGATGATCAAG CTAAGTTCTGGGACCTAGTATTAGGAGATGATTGGGTTGAAGTAATTAACAAATACAATGAAGATAGTAATTTTCACAAGATAGATATCGCGGGAAGAGGAACAGCATTACACGTGGCAGTAAGCATCAGACGCAAAGAAGTAGTGGAAAGTCTTGTAGAAGCAATCGAAAAGCTTGGGGATGAAACTAGTTTGAAAATAAGAAATGAAATAGGTGCTACTCCTCTTCATGTTGCAGCATATGCAGGATTCCTAGATCTGTGTAAACTTATAATTGGGAAAGAAGGTAAAaggaaatatttgattgaagagAAAAATTTTGACGGggaaacaccacttttttgggcTGTTAATGCCCGTCAAATGTCAGTGTTTCTTTACCTTCAACACTTTTATCCTCTTGATCTCAAGATTGCTATGGATAACAATGTTACTAGCATCCTTCATGTTGCCATTGACAATGAAAGCTATGGTTAG